In Brachypodium distachyon strain Bd21 chromosome 2, Brachypodium_distachyon_v3.0, whole genome shotgun sequence, one genomic interval encodes:
- the LOC100839909 gene encoding uncharacterized protein LOC100839909, with translation MFSHYVAKQIGFDDPNECPHLCTMAYYYLKKSEGYEQNLLAFFHNNMNPDALLVKFIEELDRCILGYFSFHWKCATQVITQVLTAEQPRRKLKSMVLEATRKMRFERVTRELKVTRLFSTLMEELKVIGVSCCHENQPHSPLTDVMVPAAHSDRSPVLLLMGGGMGAGKSTVLKQIMKEVFWSSGASANAVVVEADAFKESDVIYQAISSRGHHNDMLQTAELVHQSSTDAAASLLVTALNEGRDVIMDGTLSWEPFVLQTVAMARAVHRQRYRMGVGYKVGADGATTEQYWEPVEEAEAEHEHEQQHGAVGARATKPYRIELVGIICDAYLAVVRGIRRAIISGRAVRVNSQLKSHKRFAGAFRKYCDLVDNARLYSTNAIGAAKLIGWKDGSCSRLLVDVEEIELLDRVSRINEEADCVHELYPDGHPTGGAGSVWEDLVASPLRASIQRELKAAILDSEACFPSP, from the exons ATGTTCTCGCACTACGTCG CAAAGCAGATCGGGTTCGACGATCCGAACGAGTGCCCCCACCTCTGTACAATGGCTTACTATTACCTGAAGAAGAGCGAGGGCTACGAGCAAAATCTTCTCGCCTTCTTCCATAACAACATGAACCCAGACGCCCTGCTCGTGAAGTTCATCGAGGAGCTGGACAGATGCATACTCGGCTACTTCTCCTTCCACTGGAAATGTGCGACTCAAGTAATCACGCAG GTTCTAACAGCAGAGCAACCTAGAAGAAAGCTCAAGAGCATGGTATTGGAGGCCACCAG GAAGATGAGGTTCGAGAGGGTGACGAGGGAGCTGAAGGTGACTCGGCTCTTCTCGACGCTGATGGAGgagctgaaggtgatcggggTAAGCTGCTGCCACGAGAACCAGCCGCACAGCCCTCTCACGGACGTGATGGTTCCGGCGGCGCACAGCGACCGCAGCCCCGTGTTGCTGCTCATGGGCGGCGGCATGGGCGCCGGCAAGAGCACCGTGCTCAAACAGATCATGAAGGA GGTGTTCTGGTCCTCCGGCGCGTCGGCGaacgcggtggtggtggaggccgACGCGTTCAAGGAGTCGGACGTGATCTACCAGGCCATCAGCTCCCGCGGCCACCACAACGACATGCTGCAGACCGCCGAGCTG GTGCACCAGTCGTCGAcggacgcggcggcgtcgcTGCTGGTGACGGCGCTGAACGAGGGGCGGGACGTGATCATGGACGGGACGCTGTCGTGGGAGCCGTTCGTGCTGCAGACGGTGGCCATGGCGCGGGCCGTGCACCGGCAGCGGTACCGCATGGGGGTCGGCTACAAggtcggcgccgacggggccACCACGGAGCAGTACTGGGAGCCcgtggaggaggccgaggccgagcacgagcacgagcagcagcacggcgcggtcggcgccaGGGCCACCAAGCCCTACCGCATCGAGCTCGTCGGCATCATCTGCGACGCCTACCTCGCCGTCGTCAGGGGGATCAG GCGAGCCATCATCTCCGGAAGAGCCGTGCGGGTGAACTCGCAGCTCAAGTCCCACAAGCGGTTCGCCGGGGCATTCCGGAAGTACTGCGACCTCGTCGACAATGCCAGGCTCTACAGCACCaacgccatcggcgccgccaAG TTGATAGGGTGGAAGGACGGGAGCTGCAGCAGGCTGCTGGTGGACGTGGAGGAGATCGAGCTGCTGGACCGGGTGAGCAGGATCAACGAGGAAGCGGACTGCGTGCACGAGCTGTACCCGGACGGGCACCccacgggcggcgcggggtccGTATGGGAGGACCTGGTGGCGTCGCCGCTGCGGGCGTCCATACAGCGGGAGCTCAAGGCCGCCATCCTCGACAGCGAGGCCTGCTTCCCGTCGCCGTAG